A region from the Antennarius striatus isolate MH-2024 chromosome 24, ASM4005453v1, whole genome shotgun sequence genome encodes:
- the LOC137591258 gene encoding C-X-C chemokine receptor type 2-like has product MSIIIDFDGDYFDILNDTSYNNHTPYVVDPKTLSCEIEPMAYPAALITCLILITIFLLAIPGNLLVGWVIGTCKHALTPSDVYLFHLTIADSLMALTLPFLAAALIRGWVFGDFMCKFLNLIIEANFYTSILFLACISIDRYLVIVRSSQSFKRRQRMCSWVLCGAVWVYGGALALPSLFNDVAKLDSDPSRAICSKNFDIGSSTTWRLATRVFLHVFGFFLPLVVMVICYGITIERLLRTQGFQKHRAMKVIIAVVIAFLLCWTPYHITMVVDTMLRADLISFDCNVRRSVTLALDITNSLALFHSCINPVLYAFVGEKFRRNMMLLFHRKVRLQKISVSKSSRSTSHTSEASRPVF; this is encoded by the coding sequence ATGTCGATCATCATTGACTTTGATGGTGATTACTTTGACATCCTGAATGACACCAGTTACAACAATCACACGCCCTATGTTGTGGATCCAAAGACGTTATCATGTGAGATTGAACCGATGGCCTACCCTGCAGCTTTGATCACGTGTCTCATTCTCATCACCATCTTTTTACTGGCAATACCAGGGAACCTGTTGGTGGGTTGGGTGATCGGCACCTGCAAACACGCACTGACTCCGTCGGACGTGTACTTGTTTCATCTGACGATAGCAGACAGCCTGATGGCGCTAACCCTTCCATTTTTGGCTGCAGCACTCATAAGAGGATGGGTCTTTGGAGACTTCATGTGCAAGTTCCTCAACCTCATTATCGAAGCAAACTTCTACACCAGCATCCTCTTTCTGGCATGTATCAGCATCGACCGCTATCTCGTGATTGTGCGCTCCAGTCAGAGTTTCAAGAGGCGTCAGAGGATGTGCAGCTGGGTCCTGTGTGGAGCAGTGTGGGTCTATGGTGGGGCCCTCGCCCTGCCTTCACTTTTCAATGATGTTGCTAAGCTAGACTCTGACCCAAGTAGGGCAATTTGCTCTAAAAATTTCGATATTGGAAGCTCTACCACGTGGAGGCTAGCCACTCGTGTGTTCCTCCATGTTTTTGGGTTCTTTCTCCCtctggttgtcatggtaatCTGCTATGGCATCACCATCGAGAGGCTGCTTCGCACTCAAGGTTTCCAGAAGCATCGGGCCATGAAGGTGATCATAGCTGTGGTGATCGCATTTCTGCTGTGCTGGACACCGTACCACATAACTATGGTGGTAGACACAATGCTGAGGGCTGATTTGATCTCATTCGACTGCAATGTGAGGAGGTCAGTGACCTTAGCTTTGGATATCACCAACAGCCTGGCTCTGTTCCACAGCTGCATCAATCCTGTCCTCTACGCCTTTGTGGGAGAGAAGTTCCGAAGAAACATGATGCTGCTTTTTCACAGGAAAGTCAGACTGCAGAAAATTTCAGTGTCAAAATCCAGCAGGTCCACATCTCACACATCAGAAGCTAGCAGACCTGTTTTCTaa
- the slc19a1 gene encoding reduced folate transporter: MVMDANAGNGDGSDEENEINLKESACEERTGEAGDGDVAASAPDALPSSDVAPEETGEPKDWKWAVIFLCFFGFMASIKPGEPFITPYLLSPEKNFTRKEVTNEITPVLTYSYMVVLVPAFLLTDLMRYKPVLIIQGMSQVVIWLILLLGSSLLEMQFMEFFYGITMACRMAYSSYIFSLVSPGLYQRVAGYSRSSVLLGVFTSSVLGQLCLSVGKVSYYTLNAISLGFVSFGLLLAMCLPWPKRSLFFNRINQEQKQQVEAATQAELDQMNPKDNATSSRSGWRTSVFVQMLLEVRNVVKVPNLRLWSLWWVFNSTGYYLVLFYVHILWNKVLDYVAVEDRHVYNGGVEAASTLLSTVTSFIAGFVKIRWNVWSELVIGVITALQTGLLLLMISTDNIWVCYVAYILFRGIYQFLVPIATFQIASSLTKELCALVFGINTFLGTILKTIINLIFADKRGLGLKVHQQFLVYTVYFFILTIFYFIGAAFVIIRHYRNQPARGGGANAAAPVELRPVTSNSEAETLSNGTSAKV, from the exons ATGGTCATGGATGCAAATGCAGGAAATGGGGACGGTTCGGACGAAGAGAACGAGATCAATCTGAAGGAGTCCGCCTGTGAGGAAAGAACAGGTGAAGCTGGAGATGGAGACGTGGCTGCCTCTGCCCCCGATGCCCTGCCTTCGTCCGATGTGGCCCCAGAGGAAACCGGGGAGCCCAAGGACTGGAAGTGGGCCGTGATCTTCTTGTGTTTCTTTGGGTTTATGGCTTCTATAAAGCCAGGGGAACCTTTCATCACACCATACCTGCTCAGTCCAGAGAAGAACTTCACCAGGAAAGAG GTGACCAATGAGATCACTCCTGTGCTGACCTACTCCTACATGGTGGTGCTGGTGCCGGCCTTCCTGCTGACGGATCTCATGCGCTACAAGCCGGTCCTTATCATCCAGGGAATGAGCCAGGTGGTCATCTGGCTCATCCTGCTCCTGGGCAGCTCCCTCCTGGAGATGCAGTTCATGGAGTTCTTCTACGGCATCACCATGGCCTGCCGCATGGCCTACTCCTCCTACATTTTCTCCCTGGTCAGTCCGGGCCTCTACCAGCGGGTCGCGGGATACTCGCGCTCCTCGGTCCTGTTAGGAGTTTTCACCAGCTCGGTCCTGGGCCAGCTGTGCTTGTCTGTGGGCAAAGTCAGCTACTACACCCTGAACGCCATCTCGTTGGGCTTCGTCAGTTTCGGTCTGCTGCTTGCCATGTGCCTCCCTTGGCCTAAGCGCTCCCTGTTTTTCAACCGGATAAATCAGGAGCAGAAGCAACAAGTGGAAGCAGCCACTCAGGCCGAGCTGGACCAAATGAACCCGAAGGACAACGCGACGTCCTCCAGGTCTGGCTGGAGGACTTCTGTCTTTGTGCAGATGTTGCTTGAGGTGAGGAATGTGGTGAAGGTGCCCAACCTGAGGCTGTGGTCCCTGTGGTGGGTCTTCAACTCCACAGGATACTACCTGGTGCTGTTCTACGTCCACATCCTGTGGAACAAAGTCCTGGACTACGTGGCTGTTGAGGACCGGCACGTCTACAACGGCGGCGTGGAGGCAGCTTCCACCTTACTAA GTACGGTGACATCCTTCATCGCCGGCTTCGTGAAGATCCGCTGGAACGTCTGGTCGGAGCTGGTCATCGGCGTGATCACGGCGCTGCAAACGGGTCTACTGCTCCTCATGATCAGCACCGACAACATCTGGGTCTGCTACGTCGCCTACATCCTGTTCAGGGGCATCTACCAGTTCCTGGTGCCCATCGCCAC ATTCCAGATCGCTTCGTCTCTCACTAAGGAGCTCTGCGCCTTGGTGTTCGGCATCAACACCTTCTTGGGGACCATTCTGAAGACCATCATCAACCTGATCTTTGCCGACAAGAGAGGCCTGGGGTTAAAAGTTCACCAACAG ttcCTGGTGTACACCGTTTACTtcttcatcctcaccatctTCTACTTCATCGGTGCCGCTTTTGTCATCATCCGTCACTATAGAAATCAGCCTGccagaggaggcggagccaatgCTGCAGCGCCTGTGGAGCTGCGTCCTGTGACTTCAAATTCAGAGGCAGAAACTCTGTCCAACGGCACAAGTGCCAAAGTGTAG
- the LOC137591260 gene encoding carcinoembryonic antigen-related cell adhesion molecule 1-like, whose product MTSAMLLAGWVCAVMAAISAASGTMVYKKVGDEVVLKVPSSVTGKIGSIEWTHGTDIAVSWGGAGQEVESFRQFRERGSLNTTVGALTLIGLTLEDAGLYTPEVNNIYKDPIRLFVISPVSTPTLSESCDSEMTVCVLTCNGATTDAGPITYKWRFGDQELPFSAKQESISMEDYLNTGEFSCELVNPVSSAISVPILNPFVSRTQSAPSGSGNISVGITCLACLLGAVLLVVLFHRWKAGMWFFQKESMPWEAGFWSNSERQTTPAREPESPATTAAATPAEEAKLMTGQQPADKV is encoded by the exons atgacatcTGCGATGCTCCTGGCCGGCTGGGTGTGTGCCGTTATGGCGGCTATTAGCGCAGCATCAG GGACTATGGTGTACAAGAAAGTGGGAGATGAAGTCGTCCTGAAAGTCCCTTCTTCTGTGACCGGCAAAATCGGGTCCATTGAATGGACTCATGGTACCGACATAGCCGTCTCCTGGGGTGGAGCTGGACAAGAAGTGGAAAGTTTCCGTCAGTTCAGAG agCGTGGAAGCTTGAACACCACTGTGGGAGCGTTGACACTGATTGGACTGACTCTAGAGGATGCTGGATTATACACACCAGAGGTCAACAACATCTACAAGGATCCCATTCGTCTCTTCGTCATCT CTCCAGTTTCCACTCCCACTCTCTCTGAGTCCTGTGACAGTGAGATGACCGTCTGTGTTTTGACCTGCAATGGAGCCACGACAGACGCCGGTCCGATCACCTACAAGTGGAGGTTTGGTGACCAGGAGTTGCCATTTTCAGCTAAACAAGAAAGCATCTCAATG GAGGACTATTTGAATACTGGCGAGTTCAGCTGTGAGCTGGTTAATCCAGTCAGCTCGGCGATCAGCGTACCAATCCTCAACCCTTTTGTCTCAA gaaCTCAGAGTGCACCATCAGGGAGTGGAAATATTTCTGTGGGCATAACGTGTTTGGCCTGCCTGCTGGGGGCTGTGCTGCTAGTGGTTCTCTTTCACAGATGGAAAGCAG GAATGTGGTTCTTTCAAAAAG AGTCGATGCCATGGGAAGCAG GCTTCTGGAGCAACAGTGAGAGGCAGA CGACTCCAGCGAGGGAACCTGAAAGTCCTGccactactgctgctgctacacCAGCAGAGG AGGCCAAGCTGATGACGGGCCAACAACCTGCAGACAAGGTGTAA
- the cyp4f3 gene encoding cytochrome P450 4F3, which yields MLVLPHVLSWTGLFQVLFAVGAGLGAVVAVLTTRLLLQHAWYTNRLSCFSKPHTSSWLLGHLGQMQNTEEGLLRVDELVQTYKHSCCWFLGPFYHLVRVFHPDYVKPLLLASANITVKDELIYGHLRPWLGQSLLLSNGETWSRKRRLLTPAFHFDILRNYVAKFNSSTNTLHVKWHNMAAEGTTNMEMFHHITLMTLDSLLKCAFSYDSNCQQSSSDYVSAIVELSDLIMDRRMTMLHHWDWIYWKTSQGKRFKEALSIVHRFTRDVVEKRRASISRETDSDMAPKRKKDFVDIILLSKDEDEQGLTDEEIQAEANTFMFAGHDTTASAICWTLYNLAYHNHYQEKCREEVMELMQGRETHEIEWEDLSNLPFTTMCIRESLRLHAPVQAVTRTYTQDMELPGNRTVPKGVICLVSIYGTHHNPDVWTNPNEYNPLRFDPANKGGLASHAFIPFSSGPRNCIGQKFALAELRVVVALTLLRFHLSPGVNPKLGSSSGGVRRLPQLVLRVEGGLWLQVEPLTPKQMIRCDDL from the exons ATGCTTGTCCTCCCTCACGTCCTCAGCTGGACTGGTCTCTTCCAGGTCCTGTTTGCAGTAGGAGCTGGACTCGGAGCTGTGGTGGCGGTCTTAACGACGAGGCTGTTGTTGCAGCATGCCTGGTACACAAACAGGTTGTCCTGCTTCAGCAAGCCTCACACCAGCTCCTGGCTTCTAGGCCACCTGGGCCAG ATGCAGAACACAGAAGAGGGTCTCCTGCGGGTGGATGAACTGGTGCAGACGTACAAACACTCTTGCTGCTGGTTCCTCGGCCCTTTTTATCACCTGGTCAGAGTTTTCCACCCCGACTATGTCAAACCTCTGCTCCTGGCTTCTG CCAACATTACAGTTAAAGATGAGCTCATCTATGGTCACCTGCGCCCGTGGCTCG GGCAGAGTCTGTTGCTAAGCAACGGGGAAACGTGGTCACGAAAGAGGCGGCTGCTGACTCCAGCTTTTCACTTTGACATCCTGAGGAATTACGTTGCAAAGTTCAACTCCTCCACCAACACCTTGCAT GTTAAGTGGCACAACATGGCAGCAGAAGGCACAACTAATATGGAGATGTTCCACCACATCACCCTGATGACCCTGGACAGCCTGCTGAAATGCGCCTTCAGCTATGATAGCAACTGTCAGCA GTCCTCCAGTGACTACGTGTCAGCCATAGTGGAGCTGAGCGACCTGATAATGGATCGCCGGATGACGATGCTCCACCACTGGGACTGGATTTACTGGAAAACCTCGCAGGGAAAACGATTCAAAGAGGCTTTAAGCATTGTGCACAG GTTTACTAGAGACGTGGTGGAGAAACGCCGCGCCTCGATCAGCCGAGAAACAGATTCCGACATGGCACCTAAAAGGAAGAAAGACTTTGTGGATATCATACTACTGTCAAAG GATGAGGACGAGCAGGGCCTCACAGATGAGGAGATCCAGGCTGAGGCGAACACCTTCATGTTTGCAG GTCACGACACAACAGCCAGTGCCATCTGCTGGACCCTGTATAATCTAGCTTACCACAACCACTATCAGGAGAAATGCAGGGAGGAAGTGATGGAGCTGATGCAAGGGCGTGAGACGCATGAAATCGAGTG GGAGGATCTGTCCAACCTTCCCTTCACCACCATGTGCATCAGAGAGTCTCTCAGGCTCCACGCCCCAGTGCAGGCTGTAACCCGGACGTACACACAGGacatggagctaccaggaaatcGGACAGTCCCCAAAG GTGTCATCTGTTTGGTTagcatttatggaacacaccaCAATCCTGATGTTTGGACAAACCCCAAT GAGTATAATCCTCTGCGTTTTGACCCTGCAAATAAAGGAGGGCTGGCTTCGCACGCCTTTATCCCCTTTTCCTCAGGTCCCAG GAACTGTATTGGTCAAAAATTTGCCCTGGCAGAGCTTCGAGTCGTGGTGGCATTGACACTGCTCCGGTTTCATCTGTCCCCTGGAGTGAACCCTAAACTCGGTAGCAGCTCTGGGGGAGTTCGCCGTCTCCCCCAACTCGTCCTGCGTGTGGAGGGGGGCTTGTGGCTTCAGGTGGAACCTCTGACCCCCAAACAAATGATCAGATGTGATGACCTCTGA